The following proteins are encoded in a genomic region of Pseudomonas sp. Os17:
- the ubiG gene encoding bifunctional 2-polyprenyl-6-hydroxyphenol methylase/3-demethylubiquinol 3-O-methyltransferase UbiG: MSNVDHAEIAKFEALAHRWWDRESEFKPLHDINPLRVNWIDERVGLAGKKVLDVGCGGGILSEAMAQRGATVTGIDMGEAPLAVAQLHQLESGVNVEYRQITAEALAEEMPEQFDVVTCLEMLEHVPDPSSVIRACFRMVKPGGQVFFSTINRNPKAYLFAIIGAEYIMKLLPRGTHDFKKFIRPSELGAWSRSAGLTVKDIIGLTYNPLTKHYKLAADVDVNYMIQTLREE, translated from the coding sequence ATGAGCAACGTCGACCACGCTGAAATCGCCAAATTCGAAGCCCTGGCCCATCGCTGGTGGGACCGCGAAAGCGAATTCAAGCCCCTGCACGACATCAACCCGCTGCGGGTCAACTGGATCGATGAGCGGGTCGGCCTGGCGGGCAAGAAAGTCCTCGACGTCGGCTGTGGCGGCGGCATCCTCAGCGAAGCCATGGCCCAACGTGGCGCCACCGTAACCGGCATCGACATGGGCGAGGCCCCCCTTGCCGTGGCACAACTGCACCAGCTGGAATCCGGCGTCAACGTCGAGTACCGGCAGATCACCGCCGAAGCCCTGGCCGAGGAAATGCCCGAGCAATTCGACGTGGTCACCTGCCTGGAGATGCTCGAACACGTTCCCGATCCTTCATCGGTCATCCGTGCCTGCTTCCGCATGGTCAAGCCCGGCGGCCAGGTGTTCTTCTCGACCATCAACCGCAACCCCAAGGCCTACCTGTTCGCCATCATCGGTGCGGAATACATCATGAAGCTGCTGCCCCGCGGCACTCACGATTTCAAGAAATTCATCCGCCCCTCGGAGCTTGGCGCCTGGAGCCGCTCCGCCGGCCTGACCGTCAAGGACATCATTGGCCTGACCTACAACCCGCTGACCAAGCACTACAAGCTGGCGGCGGACGTTGACGTCAACTACATGATCCAGACCCTGCGAGAGGAGTGA
- the mupP gene encoding N-acetylmuramic acid 6-phosphate phosphatase MupP, translated as MAIRAVLFDMDGTLLDTAPDFIAVCQGMRHDRGLPPINDQHIRDEVSGGAKAMVAVTFSMDPESPGFEELRLEFLERYLAHCAVHSRLFDGMAELLADIEKANLIWGVVTNKPLRFAEPIMQQLGLAERSALLICPDHVKNSKPDPEPLILACKMLDLDPASVLFVGDDLRDIESGRDAGTKTAAVTYGYIHPDDNPRHWGADVVINHPLELRQVLDNALCSC; from the coding sequence ATGGCTATCAGAGCCGTTCTTTTCGATATGGATGGCACCCTGCTCGATACTGCGCCGGACTTCATCGCGGTCTGCCAGGGCATGCGCCATGATCGCGGCTTGCCACCGATCAACGATCAGCACATTCGCGACGAAGTCTCCGGCGGCGCCAAGGCCATGGTGGCAGTGACCTTCTCCATGGATCCGGAATCCCCGGGCTTCGAAGAACTGCGCCTGGAGTTCCTCGAGCGCTACCTCGCGCATTGCGCCGTGCACAGCCGGCTCTTCGACGGCATGGCCGAGCTGCTGGCCGATATCGAAAAAGCCAATCTGATCTGGGGCGTGGTCACCAACAAGCCGCTGCGCTTCGCCGAACCGATCATGCAGCAACTGGGACTGGCCGAGCGCTCGGCGCTGCTGATCTGCCCTGACCACGTCAAGAACAGCAAGCCCGATCCGGAGCCGCTGATCCTGGCGTGCAAGATGCTCGACCTGGACCCTGCCAGCGTCCTGTTCGTCGGCGACGACCTGCGAGACATCGAGTCCGGCCGCGACGCCGGCACCAAGACTGCCGCAGTGACCTATGGCTACATCCATCCGGACGATAACCCCCGGCACTGGGGCGCCGATGTGGTGATCAATCACCCGCTGGAACTGCGCCAGGTTCTGGATAACGCATTGTGCAGCTGCTGA
- a CDS encoding YciK family oxidoreductase, translating into MFDYSARPELLKDRVILVTGAGRGIGAAAAKTFAAHGATVLLLGKTEANLAEVYDAIEAAGHPQPAVIPFNLETALPHQYDELAAMIETEFGHLDGLLHNASIIGPRTPLEQLSGENFMRVMQVNVNAMFMLTSTLLPLLKLSQDASVVFTSSSVGRKGRAYWGAYGVSKFATEGLMQTLADELDTVAPVRANSINPGATRTSMRAQAYPGENPSNNPTPEEIMPVYLYLMGPDSAGINGQAFDAQ; encoded by the coding sequence ATGTTTGATTACTCCGCTCGCCCCGAACTGCTCAAGGATCGGGTCATCCTGGTCACCGGCGCCGGCCGCGGCATCGGCGCCGCCGCCGCCAAGACCTTCGCTGCCCACGGCGCCACGGTACTGTTGCTGGGCAAGACCGAAGCCAACCTGGCCGAGGTCTACGACGCCATCGAAGCCGCGGGCCACCCTCAGCCTGCGGTGATCCCGTTCAACCTGGAAACCGCCCTGCCACACCAATACGACGAGCTGGCGGCGATGATCGAGACCGAGTTCGGCCATCTCGACGGCCTGCTGCACAACGCCTCGATCATTGGCCCTCGCACACCGCTGGAGCAGTTGTCGGGGGAAAACTTCATGCGGGTGATGCAAGTCAACGTCAACGCGATGTTCATGCTGACCAGCACCCTGCTGCCCTTGCTCAAGCTGTCCCAGGATGCCTCGGTGGTCTTCACCTCCAGCAGCGTCGGACGCAAGGGGCGGGCCTATTGGGGGGCTTACGGCGTGTCCAAGTTCGCCACCGAGGGCCTGATGCAAACCCTGGCCGATGAGCTGGATACCGTGGCCCCGGTTCGCGCCAACAGCATCAACCCCGGCGCCACCCGCACCAGCATGCGGGCCCAGGCCTACCCCGGGGAAAACCCGAGCAACAACCCGACACCGGAAGAGATCATGCCGGTCTACCTGTACCTCATGGGCCCGGACAGCGCCGGGATCAACGGCCAGGCTTTCGACGCGCAGTAA
- a CDS encoding GGDEF domain-containing protein, which translates to MKTPSQTNAIDFDSAKLQRLGFGQQTPPVKHPISLGQLRQQLSLQLQTSLEPQRILGLFFREAQRLVPLDALRYEHAPSDLRLEFGQRGHHSISYSLSHEGEPMGELVFRRNQRFSDSEQGSLESLLSTLLYPMRNALLYRAATRSALRDPLTDTGNRIAMDQTLQREIEMARRHQLPLSLLMLDIDHFKRINDSYGHSTGDEVLKAVAASIKAQLRNVDMVFRFGGEEFLILLSNTGREAAAMVGERLRHAAQAQEYRADDHSIELTVSLGCSTLLPGESAESLLRRADSALYVAKREGRNRLAMAG; encoded by the coding sequence ATGAAAACACCTTCCCAGACCAACGCAATTGACTTCGATAGCGCGAAATTGCAACGCCTGGGTTTTGGCCAACAGACACCGCCGGTCAAGCACCCCATCAGCCTCGGACAATTGCGCCAGCAACTGAGCCTGCAACTGCAGACCAGCCTTGAGCCACAACGCATCCTCGGCCTGTTCTTTCGCGAAGCGCAAAGACTGGTCCCCCTTGATGCCCTGCGCTATGAGCACGCCCCCAGTGATCTGCGCCTGGAATTTGGCCAGCGCGGGCACCACTCCATCAGCTACAGCCTGAGCCATGAAGGCGAGCCCATGGGCGAACTGGTGTTCCGGCGCAACCAGCGTTTCAGCGACAGCGAACAGGGCAGCCTGGAGTCGTTGCTGTCCACCCTGCTGTACCCCATGCGCAACGCCCTGCTGTATCGCGCCGCCACCCGCAGTGCACTGCGCGATCCGCTGACCGACACCGGCAACCGCATCGCCATGGACCAGACCCTGCAACGGGAAATCGAGATGGCTCGCCGCCACCAGCTACCACTGTCATTGCTGATGCTGGATATCGATCACTTCAAGCGGATCAACGACAGCTACGGCCACAGTACCGGCGACGAAGTGCTCAAAGCCGTGGCGGCCTCGATCAAGGCGCAGTTGCGCAATGTGGACATGGTGTTTCGCTTTGGCGGGGAGGAGTTCCTGATCCTGCTTTCCAACACTGGACGCGAAGCCGCAGCAATGGTGGGAGAACGGCTGCGACATGCCGCGCAAGCGCAGGAGTATCGAGCCGATGACCACTCAATCGAACTGACGGTGAGTCTGGGCTGCTCGACCCTGCTGCCGGGAGAGTCCGCCGAGAGCCTGTTGCGTCGCGCCGACAGCGCGCTGTACGTGGCCAAGCGCGAGGGCCGCAATCGCCTGGCGATGGCCGGCTAG
- a CDS encoding TenA family transcriptional regulator has protein sequence MEAASYPAWTQQLIQDCSESKRRVVEHELYQRMRDNKLSAKVMRQYLIGGWPVVEQFALYMAQNLTKTRFARHPGEDMARRWLMRNIRVELNHADYWVHWSRAHGVTLEDLQAQQVPPELHALSHWCWHTSSADSLIVAIAATNYAIEGATGEWSALVCSSGVYAAAFPEEERKRAMKWLKMHAQYDDAHPWEALEIIVTLAGLNPSKALQAELRQAICKSYDYMFLFLERCMQQEKTTVTRERLALVEG, from the coding sequence ATGGAAGCTGCCAGCTACCCCGCCTGGACCCAGCAATTGATCCAGGACTGCAGCGAGAGCAAGCGCCGTGTGGTGGAGCATGAGCTGTACCAGCGCATGCGCGACAACAAGCTCAGCGCCAAAGTCATGCGCCAGTACCTGATCGGCGGCTGGCCGGTGGTTGAGCAGTTTGCCCTGTACATGGCGCAGAACCTGACCAAGACCCGTTTTGCCCGCCACCCCGGCGAGGACATGGCGCGCCGCTGGCTGATGCGCAACATTCGTGTCGAACTCAATCATGCCGATTACTGGGTGCACTGGAGTCGGGCCCACGGTGTGACCCTGGAGGACTTGCAGGCCCAGCAAGTGCCACCGGAACTGCATGCCCTGAGTCATTGGTGCTGGCACACCAGCTCTGCGGATTCGCTGATCGTGGCTATTGCGGCCACCAATTACGCCATCGAAGGGGCGACGGGCGAATGGTCGGCCCTGGTTTGCTCCAGTGGTGTCTACGCTGCCGCGTTCCCGGAAGAGGAGCGCAAGCGCGCCATGAAGTGGCTGAAGATGCATGCCCAGTACGATGATGCTCATCCCTGGGAAGCGTTGGAGATCATTGTCACCCTGGCGGGCCTGAATCCGAGCAAGGCGCTGCAAGCCGAGCTGCGGCAGGCGATCTGCAAAAGCTATGACTACATGTTCCTGTTTCTGGAACGTTGCATGCAGCAGGAAAAGACCACGGTAACCCGCGAGCGTCTCGCGCTGGTCGAGGGGTAA
- a CDS encoding EAL domain-containing protein encodes MKQKRTFATPRLLGIVWPFIAVVLFQALLGGLSLYVLSAVRGYVAGESLWSKGQKDAIYYLNLYADSRDEGTFLKYQNAIAVPQGGHELRVALDRQPPDLEAARLGILKGGNHPDDVPSLIWLYLNFRHFSYLEKAIDLWTVGDGYLLQLDTVAREMHQGIGSNSASEADVKRWKGQIFAINDGVTPAAKAFSDALGEGSRVILRLLLVTNLATALVLIALALLRTHKLLAQRHAFADALQLEKERAQITLQSIGDGVITTDVEGAIAYMNPAAEELTRWKAEQAVGLPLAALFNLLDENAQTDGFTLIEHILSGQLSGGSEHSKLIQRLDGSTVSVTLVGAPIRNAGKVSGTVLVLHDMTQERQYIANLSWQATHDALTGLANRREFEFRLEQALHNLIRQPARHALMFLDLDQFKLVNDTCGHAAGDELLRHICALLQSGLREGDTLARLGGDEFGILLENCSPEAAEKIAEGLRQTVQNLHFVWKGRPFVTTVSIGLVHIAQTPTTLEASLRAADMACYMAKEKGRNRVQVYHADDSELSLRFGEMAWVQRLHMALEENRFCLYSQEITALGHAEREGGHVEILLRLHDEAGRMILPDSFIPAAERYGLMTSLDRWVVQNVFKVIAQCIAEGREGPMAMCAINLSGITIGDDEFLDFLREQFIVYGVPPQMICFEITETSAIANLGSAIRFINELKGLGCHFSLDDFCAGMSSFAYLKHLPVDFLKIDGSFVKDMLDDPINRAMVEVINHIGHVMGKRTIAEFVETPQIEQALLEIGVDYAQGYIVERPQLFTCDSLQCRPVRPRPLLFKAPGTFR; translated from the coding sequence ATGAAGCAAAAGCGGACTTTCGCAACGCCGCGGTTGTTGGGCATCGTCTGGCCCTTTATCGCCGTGGTGTTATTCCAAGCCTTGTTGGGCGGCCTCAGCCTCTATGTCCTGTCGGCAGTGCGTGGTTACGTGGCTGGCGAAAGCCTGTGGTCCAAAGGGCAGAAGGACGCCATCTACTACCTCAATCTGTACGCCGACAGCCGCGACGAAGGCACCTTTCTCAAATACCAGAACGCCATAGCCGTGCCTCAGGGCGGGCATGAGCTGCGGGTGGCCCTGGATCGCCAGCCGCCGGATCTTGAGGCGGCGCGGCTGGGGATCCTCAAGGGCGGCAATCACCCGGATGACGTCCCCAGCCTGATCTGGCTGTATCTCAACTTCCGTCATTTCAGCTATCTGGAAAAGGCCATCGATTTGTGGACGGTGGGTGACGGCTACCTGCTGCAGCTCGATACGGTGGCCCGAGAGATGCACCAGGGGATCGGCAGCAACAGCGCCAGCGAAGCCGACGTCAAGCGCTGGAAGGGTCAGATCTTTGCCATCAACGATGGGGTGACGCCGGCGGCCAAGGCCTTCAGCGACGCCCTGGGAGAGGGCTCGCGGGTGATCTTGCGCCTGTTGCTGGTGACCAACCTGGCCACGGCGTTGGTCCTGATTGCCCTGGCGTTGCTGCGCACCCACAAGCTGCTGGCCCAGCGCCATGCCTTTGCCGACGCCTTGCAACTGGAGAAGGAGCGCGCGCAGATTACCCTGCAATCGATTGGCGATGGGGTAATCACCACGGATGTCGAGGGCGCCATTGCCTATATGAACCCGGCCGCGGAAGAGTTGACCCGCTGGAAGGCCGAGCAGGCGGTGGGATTGCCCCTGGCCGCGCTGTTCAATCTGCTGGATGAGAATGCCCAGACCGATGGGTTCACCCTGATCGAGCACATTCTCAGCGGCCAGCTCAGCGGTGGCAGCGAACATTCCAAGCTGATCCAGCGCCTGGATGGCAGCACGGTCTCGGTGACCCTGGTGGGGGCGCCAATCCGTAATGCCGGCAAGGTCAGTGGCACGGTGCTGGTGCTGCATGATATGACCCAGGAGCGGCAGTACATCGCCAATCTGTCCTGGCAGGCGACCCACGATGCACTGACCGGGCTGGCCAACCGCCGCGAGTTCGAGTTCCGCCTGGAGCAGGCCCTGCACAACCTGATCCGCCAGCCGGCCCGGCACGCGTTGATGTTCCTGGATCTGGACCAGTTCAAGCTGGTCAACGACACCTGTGGTCATGCCGCCGGAGACGAGTTGCTGCGACATATTTGTGCGCTGCTGCAGTCGGGGCTGCGCGAAGGTGACACCCTGGCGCGGCTGGGGGGCGACGAGTTCGGGATTCTCCTGGAAAACTGCTCGCCGGAGGCGGCGGAAAAGATTGCCGAAGGGCTGCGTCAGACAGTGCAGAATCTGCACTTTGTCTGGAAGGGCCGGCCGTTCGTCACCACGGTGAGTATCGGTCTGGTGCACATCGCCCAGACCCCGACCACCCTTGAGGCGTCATTGCGGGCGGCGGATATGGCCTGCTACATGGCCAAGGAAAAAGGACGCAACCGGGTCCAGGTCTACCATGCCGACGATTCGGAGCTTTCCCTGCGATTCGGCGAGATGGCCTGGGTCCAGCGTCTGCACATGGCTCTCGAGGAGAACCGTTTCTGCCTCTATTCCCAGGAAATCACGGCCTTGGGTCATGCCGAGCGTGAGGGTGGGCATGTCGAGATTCTCCTGCGTCTGCACGACGAGGCGGGCAGGATGATCCTGCCGGACAGCTTTATCCCGGCGGCGGAGCGCTACGGCCTGATGACCTCTCTGGATCGCTGGGTGGTGCAGAACGTGTTCAAAGTCATTGCCCAGTGCATCGCCGAGGGGCGTGAAGGGCCCATGGCCATGTGCGCGATCAACTTGTCGGGGATCACCATTGGCGACGACGAATTTCTCGACTTCCTGAGGGAGCAGTTCATCGTCTACGGCGTACCGCCGCAGATGATCTGTTTTGAAATTACTGAAACCAGTGCGATTGCCAATTTGGGCAGTGCGATCCGTTTTATAAATGAACTCAAGGGCTTGGGCTGTCATTTTTCCCTGGACGACTTTTGTGCGGGAATGTCGTCGTTCGCTTATCTCAAACATTTGCCTGTAGACTTCCTCAAGATCGATGGAAGTTTCGTAAAGGATATGCTGGACGACCCGATTAACCGCGCCATGGTCGAAGTGATCAACCACATCGGGCATGTCATGGGTAAGCGCACGATTGCCGAGTTTGTTGAAACACCGCAGATCGAGCAGGCCTTGCTTGAGATCGGCGTGGATTATGCTCAAGGCTACATTGTTGAACGCCCGCAATTGTTTACCTGTGACAGCCTGCAGTGTCGACCCGTGCGACCACGGCCCTTGTTGTTCAAGGCGCCCGGCACCTTCCGTTGA
- a CDS encoding ABC transporter ATP-binding protein, whose amino-acid sequence MPGKTVDRLSWGEIRRLALHHRKSLWIANGVAVLATLCSVPIPLLLPLLVDEVLLGHGDAALQVMNRLLPGGWQSAAGYIGLMLLATLILRCSALVFNVVQARLFAGLAKDIVYRIRVRLIERLKRISLGEYESLGGGTVTTHLVTDLDTVDKFVGETLSRFLVAMLTLVGTAGILMWMHWKLALLILLFNPLVIFATVQLGKRVKHLKKLENDSTSRFTQALTETLEAIQEIRAGNRQGYFLGRLGRRAEEVRDYAVASQWKSDASGRASGLLFQFGIDIFRAAAMLTVLFSDLSIGQMLAVFSYLWFMIGPVEQLLNLQYAYYAAGGALTRINELLARADEPQYSGGTDPFLGCETVGIEVRGLSFGYGDERVLDNLNLSIAPGEKVAIVGASGGGKSTLVQLLLGLYTPQTGVIRFGGATQQEIGLETVRDNVAVVLQHPALFNDTIRANLTMGRERSDSACWQALEIAQLDATVRALPQGLDSVVGRSGVRLSGGQRQRLAIARMVLAEPKVVILDEATSALDAATEYNLHQALTRFLRGRTTLIIAHRLSAVKQADRVLVFDGGQIAEDGDHQQLIADGGLYAKLYGYLQQVR is encoded by the coding sequence ATCCCCGGCAAAACCGTCGATCGTCTGAGCTGGGGTGAGATCCGCCGTCTGGCCCTGCACCACCGGAAGTCGCTGTGGATCGCCAACGGCGTGGCCGTGCTGGCAACGCTGTGCAGTGTGCCGATTCCGCTGTTGCTGCCATTGCTGGTGGACGAGGTGCTGCTGGGGCATGGCGACGCGGCGCTGCAAGTGATGAACCGCCTGCTGCCGGGCGGCTGGCAGAGCGCGGCGGGCTACATCGGCCTGATGCTGCTGGCGACCTTGATCCTGCGTTGCTCCGCCCTGGTGTTCAACGTGGTCCAGGCGCGGCTGTTTGCCGGGCTGGCCAAGGACATCGTCTACCGGATCCGGGTGCGCCTGATCGAGCGGCTCAAGCGTATTTCCCTGGGGGAATACGAAAGCCTGGGGGGCGGCACGGTGACCACCCACCTGGTCACCGATCTGGACACCGTGGACAAGTTCGTCGGTGAAACCCTCAGCCGGTTCCTGGTGGCCATGCTGACCCTGGTGGGCACGGCGGGCATCCTGATGTGGATGCACTGGAAGCTGGCGCTGCTGATCCTGCTGTTCAACCCGCTGGTGATCTTTGCCACGGTGCAACTGGGCAAGCGGGTCAAGCACCTGAAAAAACTGGAAAACGACAGCACCTCGCGGTTCACCCAGGCGCTGACCGAGACGCTGGAGGCGATTCAGGAAATTCGAGCCGGCAACCGTCAGGGCTACTTTCTCGGTCGCCTGGGGCGGCGTGCCGAAGAGGTGCGCGATTATGCCGTGGCCTCGCAGTGGAAGAGCGATGCCTCGGGCCGGGCCAGCGGCCTGTTGTTTCAGTTCGGCATCGATATCTTCCGCGCCGCCGCGATGCTCACGGTGCTGTTCTCCGACCTGTCCATCGGCCAGATGCTGGCGGTGTTCAGCTACCTGTGGTTCATGATCGGCCCGGTGGAGCAGTTGCTGAACCTGCAATACGCCTACTACGCCGCCGGCGGGGCCCTGACCCGGATCAACGAGTTGCTGGCGCGGGCCGACGAGCCGCAGTACAGCGGTGGTACGGATCCGTTCCTGGGCTGCGAAACCGTGGGCATCGAGGTCCGCGGCCTGAGCTTCGGTTACGGCGATGAACGGGTGCTGGACAACCTGAACCTGTCCATTGCGCCTGGCGAAAAGGTGGCCATCGTCGGCGCCAGTGGCGGTGGCAAGAGCACCCTGGTGCAGCTGCTGCTGGGGTTGTACACGCCGCAGACCGGCGTGATCCGTTTTGGTGGTGCGACCCAGCAGGAAATCGGCCTGGAAACCGTGCGCGATAACGTCGCCGTGGTGCTGCAGCATCCTGCGCTGTTCAACGACACCATTCGCGCCAACCTGACCATGGGGCGCGAGCGCAGTGACAGCGCCTGCTGGCAGGCTCTGGAAATTGCCCAGTTGGACGCCACCGTCAGGGCCCTGCCGCAGGGACTGGACAGCGTGGTCGGACGTTCCGGGGTGCGTTTGTCCGGTGGCCAGCGCCAGCGCCTGGCCATTGCACGGATGGTCCTGGCCGAGCCCAAGGTGGTGATCCTGGACGAGGCCACCTCAGCCCTGGATGCCGCCACCGAATACAACCTGCATCAGGCCTTGACGCGCTTTCTGCGTGGGCGGACTACGCTGATCATTGCTCATCGCCTGTCGGCGGTAAAACAGGCAGACCGGGTTTTGGTGTTCGATGGCGGACAGATTGCCGAAGATGGCGACCATCAGCAGCTTATTGCCGATGGCGGCCTATATGCCAAGCTTTACGGGTATCTGCAGCAGGTTCGATAG
- a CDS encoding DsbA family protein, whose product MCSWCWGFAPVAQALAEQAQAAGVELHLVVGGLRTGSGSALEPNTRRYILEHWQAVQQATGQPFTFEGALPDGFVYDTEPACRAIVTARSLAPDCAWRLLGLIQRAFYVEGRDVTLASVLVELAEQAGVPRIEFAEAFDRAEQHAATAADFTWVQDLGIAGFPTLLAERNGQLALLTNGYQPLSELSPLLGRWLERAACA is encoded by the coding sequence ATGTGTTCGTGGTGCTGGGGTTTTGCGCCCGTGGCCCAGGCCCTGGCAGAGCAGGCCCAGGCTGCCGGTGTCGAGCTGCATCTGGTGGTGGGCGGCTTGCGCACCGGGAGCGGCTCGGCGCTGGAACCCAACACCCGGCGCTACATTCTTGAGCACTGGCAGGCGGTGCAGCAGGCTACAGGCCAGCCGTTCACCTTCGAAGGCGCCTTGCCCGATGGCTTTGTCTACGACACCGAGCCGGCTTGCCGGGCGATCGTCACCGCCCGGAGCCTGGCCCCGGACTGCGCCTGGAGGCTGCTGGGGCTGATCCAGCGGGCGTTCTATGTCGAAGGCCGTGATGTCACCCTGGCCAGTGTGCTGGTCGAGCTGGCGGAGCAGGCCGGGGTTCCGCGGATCGAGTTCGCCGAAGCCTTCGACCGGGCCGAGCAGCACGCGGCCACGGCGGCGGACTTCACCTGGGTCCAGGACCTGGGAATCGCCGGATTTCCGACCTTGCTGGCAGAGCGCAACGGCCAGTTGGCGCTGCTGACCAATGGCTATCAGCCGCTGAGCGAGTTGTCGCCGTTGCTTGGCCGCTGGCTGGAGCGCGCCGCCTGTGCCTGA
- the trhO gene encoding oxygen-dependent tRNA uridine(34) hydroxylase TrhO: MTQPIVVAALYKFVTLEDYVSLREPLLQAMLDNGIKGTLLIAEEGINGTVSGSREGIDGLLAWLKNDPRMVDIDHKESYCDEQPFYRTKVKLKKEIVTLGVPGVDPNKKVGTYVEPQDWNTLISDPEVLLIDTRNDYEVSIGTFEGAIDPKTTSFREFPDYIKANFDPSKHKKVAMFCTGGIRCEKASSYMLSEGFDEVFHLKGGILKYLEEVPQEESKWQGDCFVFDNRVTVRHDLSEGDYDQCHACRTPVSVEDRASEHYVPGISCPHCWDKLSEKTRRSAIDRQKQIELAKARNMPHPIGYNYKQSSSEA; this comes from the coding sequence ATGACACAACCCATTGTCGTGGCGGCACTGTACAAGTTCGTCACCCTCGAAGATTACGTCAGTCTGCGCGAGCCCCTGTTGCAGGCCATGCTCGACAACGGCATCAAGGGCACCTTGCTGATCGCCGAAGAAGGCATCAACGGCACGGTTTCCGGCAGCCGCGAAGGCATTGACGGGCTGCTGGCCTGGCTGAAGAACGATCCGCGCATGGTCGATATCGATCACAAAGAGTCGTATTGCGACGAGCAGCCGTTCTATCGCACCAAGGTCAAGCTCAAGAAAGAGATCGTCACCCTGGGTGTGCCCGGCGTGGACCCCAACAAGAAAGTCGGGACCTATGTCGAGCCCCAGGACTGGAACACCCTGATCAGCGATCCGGAAGTGCTGCTGATCGACACCCGTAACGACTACGAAGTGTCCATCGGCACCTTCGAAGGCGCCATCGACCCCAAGACCACCAGCTTCCGCGAGTTTCCGGACTACATCAAAGCCAACTTCGACCCGAGCAAGCACAAGAAGGTGGCGATGTTCTGCACCGGCGGCATCCGCTGCGAGAAGGCGTCGAGCTACATGCTCAGCGAGGGCTTCGACGAGGTGTTCCACCTCAAGGGCGGGATCCTCAAGTACCTCGAAGAGGTGCCACAAGAGGAGAGCAAGTGGCAGGGCGACTGCTTCGTGTTCGACAACCGGGTCACCGTTCGCCACGACTTGAGCGAAGGCGACTACGATCAATGTCATGCCTGCCGGACTCCGGTGAGCGTCGAGGATCGGGCGTCCGAGCACTATGTGCCCGGCATCAGCTGCCCGCATTGCTGGGACAAGCTGAGCGAGAAGACCCGCCGCAGTGCCATCGACCGGCAGAAGCAGATCGAATTGGCCAAGGCGCGCAACATGCCGCACCCGATCGGTTACAACTACAAGCAATCTTCCTCCGAGGCTTGA
- a CDS encoding BolA family protein, translating to MTMQQRIEAALAALQPEHLQVLDESHMHSRGLETHFKAVLVSEQFAGLNSVKRHQKVYATLGELMGQFHALALHTYTPEEWSKIGVAPASPTCAGGR from the coding sequence ATGACCATGCAACAACGTATCGAAGCGGCGCTCGCGGCCCTGCAGCCCGAGCACCTGCAAGTGCTGGATGAAAGCCACATGCACAGCCGTGGCCTGGAAACCCACTTCAAGGCGGTACTGGTCAGCGAGCAGTTCGCCGGCCTCAACAGCGTCAAGCGTCACCAGAAGGTCTACGCCACCCTCGGTGAGCTGATGGGCCAGTTCCATGCGTTGGCGCTGCACACCTACACCCCCGAGGAGTGGTCGAAGATCGGTGTGGCTCCGGCCTCGCCGACTTGCGCCGGTGGTCGATAG
- a CDS encoding DUF2059 domain-containing protein translates to MTRFRAICTAVVLVCASGQVLADTASHNASAEAFLTLAHADKLGTPVYMQVQQMFAQRFEQTKAPESKRALLETYQAKANAALDQAIGWNKLKPDMVKLYTSNFSESELKDLVAFYQSPLGKKVLEKMPQLTQQSAQMTQAKLESAVPVVNKLLADMTAELEPKAAPAKKK, encoded by the coding sequence ATGACCCGTTTTCGTGCCATCTGTACCGCGGTTGTTCTGGTGTGTGCCAGCGGCCAGGTTCTTGCCGATACCGCCAGCCACAACGCCAGTGCCGAGGCCTTCCTGACCCTGGCCCATGCGGACAAGCTCGGTACGCCGGTGTACATGCAAGTCCAGCAAATGTTCGCCCAGCGTTTTGAACAGACCAAAGCCCCGGAATCCAAACGCGCTCTGCTGGAAACCTACCAGGCCAAGGCCAACGCCGCGCTGGATCAGGCCATTGGCTGGAACAAGCTGAAACCGGACATGGTCAAGCTCTACACCAGCAACTTCAGCGAGTCCGAGCTCAAGGACCTGGTCGCGTTCTACCAGTCGCCACTGGGCAAGAAAGTCCTGGAAAAAATGCCCCAACTGACCCAGCAATCGGCGCAGATGACCCAGGCCAAGCTGGAAAGCGCGGTGCCGGTGGTGAACAAGCTGCTGGCCGATATGACCGCCGAGCTCGAGCCCAAGGCGGCCCCGGCGAAGAAGAAGTAA